ACGCCTCCGTCCAGGTCCTCTCACACGCAGGGAAATAGCACCATCGTTTGGAAACAGCAAGTTAAGCCAAGTCGAGGACGTAAGCGTGCGCCGTTCTGCTCACAGGTTAGGAGGGAGGAGTCTGGTGTTTGGGCTTTATGTCCTCTTCATGCACACCTGACAGCGGCTTATGTGTGTTCGGAGACTGCCTGCTTTTAGTGTTGTTGGGACGGGTCTCCTGGAAAGAGGCAGAGagataaaaacatcacaaatcCACCTTTCTTATTATGTCAATATAGAGGAAATGCAATaatggcaacaacaaaaaaactgtgttttgctACTGTCTCTGCTTGAAAGTTTTTAGCCTTAAGGGTTCAGTTCacttcaaaatcacatttttttctctcacttgtagcactatttatcagtctagattgttttagTGTGAGTTGCCAAGTGTTGAATATCAgactttttctttaatataatggaactatatgACATTTTATCTATATGAACTCCAGGAACTCTTTTTGTTCTAGTATAGTTCCTCCATTAGGCTGTTTATAACcaagtctgtggattatcttgactAATCAGGtgatgatttctggaaagagccATTGCTGTTTAgtttttcaaatacatttttcaaagctTTTAGTTCGACAAGCCAAGTGCCCGCTAGTTCCATTATGttcaagagaaggcagataTCTCTacggctgatatctccaacactatTCAACTTGCACCAAAATCTAGATTGATAGATGCCTCTACAGGTCACTTTAACACCTACAGCATCACTGAAGGGTGTGGTTGAGTGTAGTCAAAGTATGTTCTGCTACACCTGTAACCACACCCAAcagtgatgtcatggtgtccTGGAGTACTCTGGTACATCATTGCAGCAAGGTGCAAAAAGTTAAACCACTGGAGGAGCAAAAACAAGATTTTCTACACATGtaaggtctttttttttcatttggaaaGAGGAGAATCGAGAAATACAAAGTCTGAGTGTTTCTGTCTTACGTAAACATCTCAGAGTCTTCAATGGTGGCGAGCCAGAAGCTGTAGGAGTTGGCGTAGTAGTTGCAGGTTCCACGTCCGTGACACTCGATGAAGGGAGCACTGCGGAATTCCTCCAGGCAGGAACCAGGAGAGGCCAGAGCCTGGCCCGATCCCTCAGCACCAGCACTGGTGTGCTATAAACACAAACAGCTAATTAAACAAATGAAGGGAACAAGGACACTCATCATCTACAGCTGtacatattatatgtgtgtgtatgtgtaatttGTCCATGGATAAACCAGGAGGTGATGGAAAAATAGaggtctttattttttaatttcttgtaCATCAGTAGGTATGATGGTGCAAGTGGGAGAGTTTTAGAGATTTGGGGTCGGTATGTGGGCCAGCTGGTGTGTGTTGGTTTGGGGACAGGGTGAGATAAATTATCTGAACTTATGTTTACAGCCTGATGCAATTAAGGCTTTCAGCATTTGCTTACATGGTATATTCAGTCAAAAGGCAatctcaaaacaacaaaaaacattttcataaggGGTATAAGCATTTCAGCGTAATATTACTTGCTGGATAAAAAAATGTAGCAAAAATAAAAGTGCAGCACAACTGACTCTGCACCATACATAGTCTCTGTAACGTCTCCAAAAGGTTTCTGAAAGCCATAGTGAAGCTCAGTGTGATGGCTCCAACTGCCATCAGCTCACCACTTTGGCAGTGCCTGTAGTGCCTGACACCTAACTCAAGACTAATCCAAAAATTGGCAAAGAGGTGGAGCGTGAATGGAGTTGCAGCCAAATGAAGCACAGTTGCTGGAGCATGCCACCAGTGATGGCACCTTCCTGTCATTTTAAGTGGCAATGCCCATAAGTATGTTTAATAGCGGACATACTTATaaacttttgatcagctgctgaacaacctgtttgagtttaaatgcagttttcaataaattgcctaCTCTATTTTTGTCTCTTGCTCCTGTTTTTGCATTCCACAGCTCTACTTACAACCTGGTTATGCTCCACCAACACTAAATGATTTTGTTGAACAAGATTTTGTTCAGGAGTGTATCTGTGGTGTAATGACTAACTGAATGTATTTTTGGGAGCTGATTCTGTTTGTCTTACCATGACGAAGGAGTAGCCAATCCACAGAGAGTCCCAGCCGTGAGGGCACGGTGGGATCATGATGGTTTGACTGTGAACTGCTATCACCATGGCTGGGGCTTCACACACAGAACACctgtccacacaaacacacacacacaagaggaaCACAGCATGTTATGGTTAAATGAGTTTCACATATACCTAAAACTGAACAGTGTGGATAGAAATGCTGACACACCTGCTAATGAAGGGTTTGATGCCTTCACCAGTGATGGGTGCCATGCTCATGGGCATGGGCTCAGGAGAGGTGAGCCAGTAGGAGTAGTCATTACGGGAGGCAAAGTTGCAAACGTTGTTGATGTTACAGAAGAGGAAGGGCATGGGGCTGAACTTCCTTAGACAGCTGCCCGCCGTACCTGAAACACAGAGCGAGGAGACATGTAAGTCATTCCACAAACCCTTTGTGCTTTGCTCCATTTgtcttttattctgtttttcacaTGTTGTGTTTCTCACCTAAGTCCTGTCCATGGGAGCGTTCGTTTCCTTGTACGTAGAGCAAGGAGTAGCCATCATAAATGAGCGTGGTTCCCTGAGGGCAGTATGGAACCTCCACTGTTTGGCTGTGGCGGGTTACCAGGAACCCATGATCCATGGAGGACGGGCCCGGATGACCCACCTGACCTGGAACACCATCAGGTCCTGGGGGGCCAGGGTGTCCTCTGGGTCCTAAAGACATGGAGTAAGAAGTGAGTAATCACAGGGATAATACAACAGATCCAAAAACCTTTCTCCGTATGTGCCTCTCACCTTGTGGCCCTGGAAGCCCAGGCTCTCCTTTGCCACCAGCCTGACCGTGATATCCAGGGAGGCCATCTTCGCCTTTTGGCCCTGGAAAACCTGTCATGCCTGAGAGAAAATACCAAAAGTAATGAAGCTATGGTAGTAAATGGATGTGGATGACAGGTGAGCAGAAGGAAATTGTTGGATAACAGGggaatatcttattttaagtaaaatgtcaCCTTGCTGTCCTTTCTGTCCAGGCAGCCCAGATGGTCCCTGAGGTCCCGGTGAGCCTTGAATCCCTGGGAACCCGATGTCTCCTTTGATGAAGATGCTGGGACCCGGGGAACCAGGGGGGCCTTGATTGCCTTAAAGATACAttatatttagacattttgatTATAAACAGTTTATGGAGGTCAAAATTACCAGAGATATGATAAAGCACAATATATAGTAATTATTATAGAGATAATTTTGAATTTTAAGACTCTGTTATTACCCTTTTCTCCTGGGAATCCTCTGTCTCCAATCTCTCCTTTGAATCCAGCGTCACCAAAATTACCCTTTAAACCTGgagtgtacattaaaaaaatactgtattttaatTGTCAATTATgggaataaaaacaacttttttatgttaaaatgcaTGCTGTCTTTTACACATGAATGTAAACATGCAGACGATCATAAACTATAAATGAACTGTATGTACTCACCTGGGAAGCCAGGGACGCCATGCAATCCAATCTCTCCCTTCTGTCCATCAATACCTGGTAGGCCAGTTGGtccctgtaacacacacacacacacacacacacacacacacacacacacacacacacacattacagatAATATTAAAGCAGCACTGACAGTCATTGCTTTACAGGTCACAAGTCCTAAACTTTGAGTTTCCAAAGCAAAACAAGTCATAGTGCACTCTCCACTCACTCAATGTAAAGCCATTTTaacaacataatttattttaaacagtaTGCATTACATTTCCAAAAAGCAttaattcttttaaaaaattgagtCCAAGTCCTGTGACTCAAGTCCATACCTCCATACAACTAGTATATGTATAGTAAAAAAACAGCCTCATGACGTACAGGAAATCCAGGAACTCCAGGGTCACCCTTATGTCCCGTCTCTCCCTGGAAACCAGGGAGACCCTGGTCTCCTTTGTCCCCCTTTACGCCATCTCTGCCAGGCACACCAGAGGGTCCTGGTCCTCCCGGGGATCCTGTTTGATTAAAAGAACAAGAGCACATCATGTTTTTCTATTCAAACACTTTGCTTGTAACAGTGGTTCTATACTCTACTCAATTTAAGTGACAGGTCCTCAAACATGCAACAAATTGCTGGTCTGTCCTGTGTATGCCATACCTGCTTCTCCGGGTTGTCCTGTTTCTCCCTTGTCTCCCTTAGGGCCCTCCAGAGAGATACCTGGGACCCCCCTCTCTCCTGTCTCACCCTGCGGTCCCTGTCCACCTGGAAGCCCCTTGTCGCCTTTGATTCCAGGAACACCTGGATGACCCGGAGTGCCAGGAAGGCCATGACTACCTTTGTCacctggagagaaaaagagaatgcCACATGTTGAAACTGTGTTTGGCTCCAGTGACTGAAGGATTATACAAATCAGTGATTGAAGGGCTCTAACCTTTGCTGCCAAGCGTTCCCGGTGGTCCGCCGAAACCTTGGCCAGATATACCTGCAGAAAAGGACAGTTAATAAAATGTAGgcagtcattttaaaaaaaaaattccgtaATGCTTGGATTGGTAGTAAGGGGCCTGCATAAGTTAGAGGTGCCGAAGAAAAAGACCTAAACCTGCCCTGTGTCTGCAGAAGCCACTGCCACCTGAACCCCTGATTGTAGCTGATGGGTGGTGTTTGACTACCGAAGGAAGTAGTAAACTAGTAAGGAGTAAACTTGGTCATCACGGTGCATTCACAGGTCTTAAACCATTAAGTcaaaattgaaaaattaaaaactcagcaTCTGACTCCCTAGAGGGTCTTTTAGTAGAACCAAAAGCTGCACCAACTCCCAACTGACACTAACCTGGGTCTCCTCTCTCCCCCGAGGATCCAGGGATGCCATCAACTCCAGGATCTCCCTTCTCTCCAGGCACCCCGGGAGGTCCCTGCATGCCACCTTCACCTGGAATAGCacaagtttacacacacacacacacacacaatgtttgtAACGGTTTGGCATAGGCACATTACATTCTCAGtggatttttttgttgccatATGTCTAACTAGTTGGTTAAATAATCCTGATACTTACCAGGCCGACCATCACGACCAGGTTCACCTTGAGACCCCGGAAGACCAGGGGTACCCTTCTCTCCTGGTCTACCTGACtgacctgtacacacacacacacggacacacacggacacacacacacacacacacacacacacacacacgcatacacacaccacAATGAAAACGCACATGGAATAACaacatattattgttatatcTTGTGTTATAGATAAATAGGATAAATGCGATAAAACAGACTGAAATCTGACCTGTAAACCCAATGCTTCCTTTGTCTCCCTTGCCTCCTTGCAGTCCTGGTTTGCCGGGCATACCCTCATGACCCTTTGGACCTCTCTCTCCTTGTGTTCCTGGGAATCCTGGCTGGCCTGTCTGACCCTGAGAGAGGAATATAAAGTAAAGACAGGTATGTACTGATGATCTTTGAACGGAACAGGATTAATGTGCAAAAACATTGCACGCATGACATTAAACCTGACAAACTATAAACATAGCAGCTATTTGGCTTTTGCAAcaatttttaaagtattttttttattgtactgaTTATTTGACTGTGAGTTTAAAGGCCACCCAAGCCTTGCAAATGCTCCAACTACCAATATTCAGTGCACACAAGATTAGCTGTCAAGTTTATAGAGTGACAACAGAAGTATCTGCCTATTTTCAAAGAACAAGtgcttcatccatccatccatccatgcatccatccatgcatgcatccatccatccatccaggcTCACAATTTACCAGCCATGAGATTTGGCTAGTAACTGAAATAATCACGGCTACAAGTGACCAAAATGAGAACTGGTTTCAGCCATTGGATTACCTTTTCTCCTGGATGTCCTGGGAGCCCAAGACCTGGATCACCAGCTACTCCTTTGTCTCCTTTCAATCCATCCGTGCCTCTGAATCCAGGATGTCCAGGTGTGCCAATATCTCCTTTAGTACCCTTTGGACCAACCGGACCTGCACAATCACACACATAAGCAGGTCAAATGCAGAAAGGTTCAAGTGTATATTTAATCTGCATTAAACAAAGTCAAATGTAGGTTGTCCTTTGCTCCATGCAGTTGTTTAAACTTCTGTCTTTGCATGGTAAATATCATATTTGTAATACTAATATTTCCTCTTTGCATACACTCTAGCTGGTTGACATTTCTTTGAcatttagttttcgttatttgtGCGATCTTACCAGGTATTCCCATCTCTCCTACAGATCCTTTCTGTCCAGGTTGTCCGATAGAGCCAGGGTCTCCGGGAAAACCAGGGTCACCTTTCTCACCTGAGACACATCAGTTGAAAAATTAATATCTATTTCATTTCCCCTTTCCCCCCTAAaataagagttaaatttaacactgttCAGGTGGTCATGTGGTCACCTGGTTGTCCAGGTAATCCAGGCTCTCCATCTTTGCCCGGCATTCCAGGGTTACCAATAACTCCACGGTGGCCCTTGTCTCCAGCGAAGCCACGTTTACCtgataggaaaaaaaagaattaaatccTCATTAAGATATTTCTAAACTAAAGAATGACCAAAGGGTTTGTTTGTAGCAAATCAATGCTTCTACTTGTATTGAGCCAGAggccaacatgtttttttttatacctggatctcccaggtctccctTCTCTCCCTTCATGTGCTCCATGTCAACTTCGCTCATGTTTCCAGGTGGTCCCTGGAGACCTCGATCTCCCCTTTCTCCTTTAGCTCCAGGCTCTCCAATAGTACCTCTTGGTCCAGTAATACCAGGATCACCTGAGAGAGACagtgggaaagaaagaaaatgttattgctgctaatttaaaaaaagtatgacCAGTATGAGAGAGGATGAAAGAACTATAATAGTTTTCCTCACCTCTCAGCCCAGTAGATCCAGCTGTACCGGGTGGTCCAGGAAATCCTGGTATTCCTGGTGTCCCAATGACCCCCATTTCACCCTTAGGACCTGGTAAACAGGTGTTATAAAGTGTTATGATGATATGAGTTTTTCGGTACTCATTCACAATGTATAATTCATTCTATTCCACATTTCCAATTGGGCAAAAACGGTTGTTAATGCCAGTAACACTATATGAAGGAAAGTAGATGTTTTGAAATTACTTCAGGGGACAAAGATATTTCTGATAAACATAGAAACTCAGTGTTGCAAAATGGTGAAGATGCCTATTGTTATACTAATGACTTGAAGCTGAAGACATGTACATTATGTTGATTGTATTAGGGATGGATCTTTATCTATTTGTGTTggtgcaacaaaaacaaaacaaaaaaaaaataacacacatcAGTCAGTCTTACCTTGGTTTCCAATCAGTCCATCCCTGCCGGCTGGGCCTGGTGGTCCTGGCAGTCCTTTAGAACCTGGGGATCCTGGGTAGCCGGGGGTTCCCTTTTCTCCCTGAGGCCCTGGCATGTCCAGACCAGGAGGACCTGGGTAGCCCGGTTCTCCCTTTACACCTTCCCTACCTGTTCAACATGTACACATACAAATTTACATGTAGTGACTTCCAcaacaccaactgacactgaaGTAAATCACTGAAGCAACTGAATGGAAGTAAGCCATTGTGAATCTTATTATTTAcacctttgcttttttttttcttccagtgaCATAATTATGTTTGGATACTGGGTTTGTGCTCACCGTGTGGACCAGGCTCCCCAGCTGGTCCTTGTGGTCCGGGAGATCCTGGCGAGCCTTTTCCTGGACTACCTGGCAAGCCAACCTGTCCAGGAGGTCCTGGGGGTCCCACTTCACCtaattttgaacaaaaaatataaacaaaaatgatGTTGTACTTGGTACagatgattgtttgtttgttttttttaactctgaaATGGACTTAATCCGACCCAGCCTCACACCGGAGTGTTTTGCCGTACCTTTGATTCCCTGAGGTCCTGGTAGTCCAGTCTTGCCTTCTCCTCCAGGAATACCAGGATGTCCAATTCCACCCTTGTCTCCCGGGAAACCAGTAATTCCTGGGAGGCCCTGTGAGCCCTTTGGGCCTGGAAGACCCCGTCCTGGTTCACCCTgtagaaaaaaagatgataGTATTGTCCTAGTTCAGGCATCCCACAATGGCGGAATGCAGTCTAGCTTGGCCCCGCCCCAAGTGATGGCTCCATCATACCGGTACCTATGGCACCTTGTAGCTTCATGGAGAGGTTTTTAATGTGTCTAAtaattaactatttattttgttctctggattttttttgttggaagTCAAACTTCCATAAAAAAGTCTGtcatttacattgtttttatttatgtattgttaATAGTAATACATAGAGAATACACACTTTTGGTCCAGGTGGACCAGATTGTCCAGTCAAGCCATCCTGTCCTGGTCTTCCTGGTTCTCCTGGTAATCCTGGAGCTCCTGGAATTCCACTGATTCCTAGAAATATGGACAAAACATTCATCtgattttttcctgttttataaagtgcattttacatgcactttatacatttatttacattccgTAAAGAATCTACAGAGAGGAGGAATAGGGTCAACATGGAGTGAGTTACCTTTAGGACCACTTGGGCCTGGAAATCCAATTCCAGGTGATCCTTGGTCACCCTTTAATCCAGGGAAACCTGGCAACCCCGAATCTCCTGGAAGGCCTCTTTCACCTGCAAGCAACGACACATTGTATGGTAAACAGATCATACTTTTTTGCAGAGGAGtataaatgaaaacattctGACTGCGGTGTTTCTCACCTTGAAGTCCAGGTATGCCAATATTTCCACGTGGTCCAGGTACTCCCTGAGGTCCAGGGGTGATCACACCTTGACCAGGCTCACCCTTGACACCTAGTGGATGCAAAGGAtgcatattttcaataaattcaTGTacagttggtgtgtgtgtgtgtgtgtgtgtgtgtgtgtgtgtttttcctgtaGCAGTGTGTTTTTGCTTAGTTAATTGACTATATGACTGTCTGTAGGTCTCTCTCTGTGTACATCTCATGCCTACCAGGTGATCCAGGAGTTCCAGGAAGGCCCGGTCTCCCCTGACTGCCCTTCTCTCCACTCAATCCAGGTTGACCGAGGCCTGGCAGACCAGGTGCACCCCTTTCTCCCGTAGGCCCAGCAAGTCCAGGGTCCCCATCTGGTCCACGCTCACCCTTTATGCCCTCTTTGGCCTGAAAGCAATCAGAGAAAAACCATGTCCAATCTACTTTGATTTAAgcttgaaaatatattttttaattttattataaacTAGCAGAGGTCATGCTCAGCATTTATCAGATGCTgtgttacatttttatg
This sequence is a window from Centropristis striata isolate RG_2023a ecotype Rhode Island chromosome 10, C.striata_1.0, whole genome shotgun sequence. Protein-coding genes within it:
- the col4a1 gene encoding collagen alpha-1(IV) chain, with product MLLQSGTLLLLAALYCTIDLTRAEGCGTSCGKCDCSGVKGAKGERGFPGLQGNMGFPGMQGPEGPPGPMGPAGGVGDPGAPGLKGVRGPPGLPGFPGNPGLPGINGNDGPPGQPGIPGCNGTKGDTGRDGTPGFPGLQGPPGVPGIPGMKGDPGGVIGIVPLKGDRGFPGTHGLPGSSGLPGPIGPPGPRGYQGPKGDPGLPGPPGEKGDRLAFVSEKGDKGEQGFRGPPGPPGPYLGHEGGPTVEHVPGPRGERGPQGLKGDKGVCIPYHAGVKGEQGPPGSRGKAGKDGDNGLKGEKGFPGGHGYTGSQGEKGERGPPGFGNGAPGPPGPRGLPGFQGEKGFPGPQGEAGPPGRHIEGPRGERGQKGNVGEKGDRGIDGESLVGPPGQPGNPGLPGPAGLPVDPNSCRGIQKGAPGPPGPAGLQGELGQKGDRGDTCVECEGFGPPGLPGPEGPKGDRGPPGPVGGKGEKGKSGFPGQSGRPGTQGTPGLIGAPGAVGEPGDIFAGPGLKGDKGLPGLSGSPGRPGLDGQPGRDGLPGIPGFKGEPAKEGIKGERGPDGDPGLAGPTGERGAPGLPGLGQPGLSGEKGSQGRPGLPGTPGSPGVKGEPGQGVITPGPQGVPGPRGNIGIPGLQGERGLPGDSGLPGFPGLKGDQGSPGIGFPGPSGPKGISGIPGAPGLPGEPGRPGQDGLTGQSGPPGPKGEPGRGLPGPKGSQGLPGITGFPGDKGGIGHPGIPGGEGKTGLPGPQGIKGEVGPPGPPGQVGLPGSPGKGSPGSPGPQGPAGEPGPHGREGVKGEPGYPGPPGLDMPGPQGEKGTPGYPGSPGSKGLPGPPGPAGRDGLIGNQGPKGEMGVIGTPGIPGFPGPPGTAGSTGLRGDPGITGPRGTIGEPGAKGERGDRGLQGPPGNMSEVDMEHMKGEKGDLGDPGKRGFAGDKGHRGVIGNPGMPGKDGEPGLPGQPGEKGDPGFPGDPGSIGQPGQKGSVGEMGIPGPVGPKGTKGDIGTPGHPGFRGTDGLKGDKGVAGDPGLGLPGHPGEKGQTGQPGFPGTQGERGPKGHEGMPGKPGLQGGKGDKGSIGFTGQSGRPGEKGTPGLPGSQGEPGRDGRPGEGGMQGPPGVPGEKGDPGVDGIPGSSGERGDPGISGQGFGGPPGTLGSKGDKGSHGLPGTPGHPGVPGIKGDKGLPGGQGPQGETGERGVPGISLEGPKGDKGETGQPGEAGSPGGPGPSGVPGRDGVKGDKGDQGLPGFQGETGHKGDPGVPGFPGPTGLPGIDGQKGEIGLHGVPGFPGLKGNFGDAGFKGEIGDRGFPGEKGNQGPPGSPGPSIFIKGDIGFPGIQGSPGPQGPSGLPGQKGQQGMTGFPGPKGEDGLPGYHGQAGGKGEPGLPGPQGPRGHPGPPGPDGVPGQVGHPGPSSMDHGFLVTRHSQTVEVPYCPQGTTLIYDGYSLLYVQGNERSHGQDLGTAGSCLRKFSPMPFLFCNINNVCNFASRNDYSYWLTSPEPMPMSMAPITGEGIKPFISRCSVCEAPAMVIAVHSQTIMIPPCPHGWDSLWIGYSFVMHTSAGAEGSGQALASPGSCLEEFRSAPFIECHGRGTCNYYANSYSFWLATIEDSEMFTRPVPTTLKAGSLRTHISRCQVCMKRT